The Pediococcus inopinatus region TAATTCAAATGGATGCGCAAAACCAACAATTCTTTGGAGCATATAATTTTTTGTATTGACATTAATCCGCGATAGTAAGGGTAAAATCACAAACATAAATCCGGAAACACCTAACAAAATTGTGCCAATTCCCTTGCGATAATCAATGCCACTGGCAAAGAAGATGATTAGAGCAATCGCAAAATTGATCGTGGCCCCACCCATATCGTGTTGTAGGAAAATGGCCAGTACAAACACAAAAACCATTGTTAACGGAGCGCGATAGTATTTCTTAGGATCCGCCGTTAGTCTGTCATTATGTTTGGAAAGCATATCAGCTAAATAAAGGGTCAAAAAGACCTTGGCCACTTCGGCTGGCTGGATGTTAACTGGTCCAAGCGAAATCCACCCTTTGGCACCATTAATTTCGGTTCCAAAAAAGATCAAATAAATAAATGAAAACAGCATGAGGACCGCAAATATTTTAAGGAAAGTCGGGCTTCGCAATTTGCTTAGTTTTAAGCTAAACACAATTCCAGCCACTAATATTCCTACCATTGTATAAGCCATCTGCCGAAAAAGATAACTGGTCGCGCGAATACCATTAATAATATAGTAATCAGCACTTGAAGAATACACCATGATAATCCCAAAGACGCATAGAACGATGTACGGAACTAAAATAAAATAATCTAAATTTCTCAACTTCTTCATTAAAAAGAACCCACCTTGATTGTAAAAAATTACAGTGCTAACTCTGCATATTATAGCATACGTAACCGCTGGCAAAAATTAAGAAACTGCGCAGATTACAGTAAATTGTTGGCATCCTCGAATTTTATTTTATTTTCGAAAAATATTTCTTATAATTCTAAAAAAATAGATGATGCCATCACTGACATCATCTACAAAAGCTCAAATTTCAAACTTTTTATTCTTCATCTTCGTGTTTCCGACGTTTCAAACCAAACAACGCCGTGAATCCACCTAAAATTGCCATGCCAATCAAGGAAGCAACATTTTCATGCTGTTCACCAGTTTGTGGCAATATCCCAGCTTTCACAACTGCGATATTCTTATTAGCCTTGCCTTTAGTGTTTGAACTCTCCAAGGTTTCCAATTTTACTTGTGAACCTGCAGAGTTCTTAATACCTTCTGTACTTACACCTGAATTACCCGTTCCAGAATTGGAGCCTGAACCAGGAGTAGTTGGCGTGTTAGGTGTTGTACCACCATTACCTGGTTTATTATTATTTCCATTGCCAGAGTTGTTACCGCCTTCGCCTGGATTGGAAGGTGTACCTGGGTTATTTCCACCTTCGCCAGGGTTAGAAGGATTTCCAGGGTTCGTTCCGTTGCCATCAGAAACCTTCTTGTACTGAACAACCACTAAACTATCTTCTGGTTTGTTGGTTGTCGCTTCTGGAATGGACTCAGCTACATCACCACTGTTCGTGTATCCAGACAAGTCTGGCGTTGCAACAGCCTCATAAACTCCTTGAGGTGTATATGAAACCTCACCAGTTGTCTTGTTTGTAACTACCTTGTAAACAACGTTTTCAATCACATCGTGTGGTGTCTGCTTACCAGCCCCCTCATAGTGAACGGTTCGAGTAACCGTAATTTCACTATATTCTAGGTTATTGGTTGGCTTGTAGGTAACCGTCACGGTTGAATCAGTTGGTTTATTAGTCGTTGTGGCCGGTGTATATCCAGCCACATCACCGCTGTTGGTGAACCCGTTAATGTTAGGCGTCTTAACTGTGGCATAGCCAGATTCTGGTGTGTAAACTGATTCACCAGTCGCCTTGCTTGTTGCGACATCGTAAACGATTGACTGAGTTTTATCAGCAGGTGTCCTTACTCCAGTCCCGGTATAATGAACGGTCTGGCTCACAGTAATTTTACTGTGGGTAATGACATCATTAATCGTGTAAGTGCCACTGATAAAGTCGCCATCATTAAACACATAATTTAGATTTGCATTTTTAACTTTTGCTTGCCCGCTTGCATTCAATTTAACTTCATAATGACCCACATTGGTTGGAATACCATCTACTGTTTTACCTGTGTCTTTATCAATAAATATGAAATCATCATTCGTAAGATTTCCAGGATCTACAACATCTTTGCCAGCTGTAACACCAAAATTAGGTGTTTTATCTCCAAAGTTTGATGTCACATCATTAACAAAGATTTCTTTGTCTGCATCACCAGTACTTGTTCCCGCGGGTTTGATCGTAAACGTACCACCACTGACCTTCACATTATAATTTGCACTTTCTTCGGCCGTTACCGTCTCATCATAATTTCCGGCACTTTCGCCTTCAACACGATTAACGACATAGGCCACATTGTCATTGCCTACCAAACCAGTAACGGTACCAGTCAGATCAGGATCAGCTTCTCCGAACACTTTGCCAGAATTATTGGCAGATACAGTAATTGTCTTCTTATTAACAACTAATGTTGTACTGATAACCGAATCTTTGCTGATTGTGTAATTTGGATTAACTGCCTGCAACTTAGCTAAACCCGATTCATTCAACGTAACTTTATAGCTACCAGATGCCAAATATTTTCCATCATTCGTGTAAATTGCATCAGTAATCATGTAATCATCATTGGTTAATTTCACACCATCAGTAGTTAAATTACTACCCACGCTAATCGTAAAACTCGGTGCGTCCCCATACGTAATCTCAGGTGGATTAACAGTTACTTGCGTAGTCTCGTCTTTTGGATCTGTCACTTTTGGTTTGATTGTATAAGTCCCACTCACAAAATCATCATCACTAAATACGTAATTTGGATTTGCGGCAGTAAGCTTATCTTTGCTACCTTCGTTCAAGACCACTTCGTAATTACCAACATCTGACGGAATTCCAACTACAACCTCACCAGTATCTTTATTGATAAACGTGAAATCATCATTTGTGATATTTCCTGGATTTACAACATCTTTTCCAGGCGTCACCACAAATGTAGGTGTTGGATTACCATAAATTGCAGTTGCATCACTAATGACAAATTGTTTGTTTTGATCCCCCAAAGCTGTTTCAACAGGTTTAATGACATAAGTTCCGGCTACAAAGTCGCCATCGGTAAGATCATAATTTGGATTAGCAGCAGATACTTTAGCTTTACCACTGTCGTTCAAACTAACTTGATAATCACCGACATTTGTTGGAACCCCGTCAGTCTCTTTACCTGTGGCTTTATCTACAAAGACAAAGTCAGCGTTTGTTAAGTTGCCTGGTTTCTTAAGATCTGACCCAATTGTGATACTAAAGTCTGGTGAACTTGCGCCATAATTTGATGAAGCGTCATTTACTTTAATTTGTGCATCTTCATTACCAGTCGTTGATGCTGGGGTAATTGTGAACCGGCCATCTACTGGTTTAATCGCGTAGTTAGCGTTATTGCCAACTGTGACGGTTACGAAGTAGCCACCTACATCTTCACCAGCTTCGCGGCTGACTGTGTAGTTCAAAGTATCATTACCAACTAATTGACTCTTGTCATAGTTTGCGGTGAATGTTGGATCATCAGTCCCGTAAACTTTTGTATCACCATTGGCGGTCACTGTAATCTGTTTTTGATTAACTGTAATCGTACCTGCGGTAACATCATCAATTGTGAAGTTCTTGTTGACCGCTTCTAACTTCTTGATGCCATCCGCATTTAACGTAACTTGATACTTACCTGCCGCGAGATATTTACCATCATTCGTGTATTTTGCATCCGTAATCGTAAAGTCCGCATTAGTTAAACCGGCATCCTTGGTTGTCAAATTCTTGCCAACTGTGACACTCAACGTTGGTGTGGTATCACCGTAGGTTATGGTCTTGTCATCCGTTTTTACAGATGCATCTTCATTACCAGTCGTTGATGCTGGGGTAATTGTGAATCGACCTGCTACTGGTTTAATCGCGTAGTTAGCGTTATTGCCAACTGTGACGGTTACGAAGTAGCCACCTACATCTTCACCAGCTTCGCGGCTGACTGTGTAGTTCAAAGTATCATTACCAACTAATTGACTCTTGTCATAGTTTGCGGTGAATGTTGGATCATCAGTCCCGTAAACTTTTGTATCACCATTGGCGGTCACTGTAATCTGTTTTTGATTAACTGTAATCGTACCTGTAATTAACCCAAACGTGTAATCTGGATTTGCGTCCTGTAATTTCTTTAAACCATCAGCATTTAAACTAACTGTATGCGTACCAGCATTGAGATTACCATCGGCTACTGTAACATCATCGGCAGTTAGCTCAACGGTTTTAACACCACTATCAGTTTGAATATCGAAAGAATAACTTGGTGTATCACCATAAATTATATCTGGAGCGGAAAGTGCAATTGTACTATACGTAACTGTGTCAGTGTCCGTTGTTTCTGGATCAGCACCGCTGGCAGTGATTGAAGCACTACTTTGCGTGAATGCACGACCATCTTGTACATTAGGTGTAACCGCGATAACATCACCAGTTACAATATCCGGCAAACTCGTCCCATACGTGCCAGTCAACTTTTCGCCACCGTTTACGGTATAGGTAAACGTGTTGTTTTCCGCACTGTTACCAACTGCTGTCACGTTAACATCCTGAGCTAATGGAGTTAGCACGAAAGATGGATTGAAGGTTTCATCCAATGCCGTGCTAATTGTCCCATCATCAGAAACTCTGAGTGCCAAATCATCAGAGGTTATAATAGCGCCATCAACAGATCCTAACGGAATATACGTCTTATCATCGACATATTTAATTGCTGAATCAACTGGTGTTGCATCATATCCAGCCGGAATTCCAGTGTAGGTAATTTGTTCAGGAACTTCTGCTGATGTTCCTGTAGCTGGAATAGCTGGCGTATACGTGACCGTTCCTGTTCCAACAGTTTTGTACGTGCCATTGTCATTAGCTACAAGAAAATCTGTCTTTAACGTATATGGCTGCATTTCATAGTAAATGACGATTGTTGGGATTCCGTCACCGGCCTTATAAGTCCCGCTGAGAGAATCCCCATATTTTAGACCAGCATAGGTCAGTAAAACAGCATCATTAATTTCATTAACAAGAGTGCCATCGTTGGCCATTCCCTCCATGTAATGGATGTTAAAGCTTGCTGGTGGAGTGGCAATCGTGTAATTATCATCTGTGTGTCCATTTAGTCGAACACTTCCAATAATCTTTCCGGTATTCTTCTCGATTACCTGAACATCCACATATTGAGCATCAGCTTCGTAGGTCACATTTGCCACGTTGTTATCAGCAATTTCACTAACGACAATTGTATTCGTATCTGAATGAATCATATATCCATCTTGTGCGTTAGGAGTAATCGCAACAGTATCACCATAGTGGATACCGGTTAAAGCTGTGCCATAAGATCCCGTCTGAGCATCCCCACCATTTACGGTGTAAGTAAACCCAGTTCCAACTTTATTACCCGTTGCATTTACAGTTACTGGTTCTTCATCAGCACTGTACGTAATGGTAATGTCACCATTAGTTGGATCTACACCATCGAAATTGGTTCCAGCGTTGTCCATCTTGATTGGCAAATAATTTCCATCCGAATCTTTAGCAAGGGTAACATCCGCGCTTGAAGGTGTGTATCCTGTGATTAAAGGAATCACAACTTCTGGTAAAGCGTCCATTAACGAGTAATGTAAGATGCCATCTGCATCTTCGGTTACGCTATAAGTTAACGTCTGGTCAACATCTTGTGGCGTTTGATCACCAGCACCCTCAAAATGGATTGTTCGGTTAAACGCTTTGAAAGCATCCCCTGTAATTGTTAACGCATCTGAAACAACATTAATATCGTAATTTTTATTAACTGCATTTGCTGCATCAAACGTAACGGTGACAGTTTTACTCCCAGGATATGTTAAGCCTTTGGTGCTTATCGTATACGCTAGAGTTTCACCTTCAACGGCGCCAGAAACAGCAACAGTTGGGCTATGCGTAATTGGGTTAGCTTCATCGTACTCATACGTACCACCAGTAACCGTAATTGTGACTGGTTGTTTCTTAATGGTATAAGTGGCTGTTTTACCACTAATATCGCCTAAACTGAAGTTACTAAATGCCTTGGCAATCGTATTAACTCCTTGTTCAGTTAATACAATTGTGTATTCACCAGCATCTTTTGCATTATTTTCAATTGTATAATCGCCAGTTCCAAGTGTGACATCTTTCGGAACCGCAATTCCATCAGCGGAATCAATCAAACTAACAGTTGGTGCATCACTAATTATTTTACCGTCATAAAATTTTGATCCATCATTGACGTTAATTGAAGCCGTGGCGGGTGTAATTATATACGTTCCAGTCGCCGCTGCTAACCCTGGTAAGTAGTAATTGGTGTTCACGCTAAGAAGATTTGTAACGCCAATTGCGCTTAGTTGACTGGTATATGAACCAACCCCAGTTAAATCAGCTGTTCCTGTCGTTGGTGTAAAAACGAAATCAACATTTAGGGTCTTAGATGACCAAATAAGCTGAATTTCTTTTCCATTGCTTAAAGTAGCATAAACATCAGGCCAAGCATTGATTGCCTTGCTGTCATAAACCTTTGTCCCATTTTCAATCCTAATATTGGTAACAGTAGCAGGCGTAATTGTGAAAGTTCCAGTTTTACCAACTGTAATGTCATAGTTTGCGTTTGTTCCGGCGGTTACAGTGATATCGTAAGTACCAGCATCTTCGCCAGAAACTCTAGCTATTGTATAGTCAAGGGTATCTCCAGCAACAATTGGAACGTCCGTTGAAGCAGTTAATTCTGGATCGTCTGCTCCAAAAATTTTGCCGCTATTATTAGCTGTTAGTGTAACTTTCATTTTGTTAATCGTGTAAGTCGATGTTAATTTGGTCAAATCATTCAGCGTGTAATTGCTATTGACCTTTGTGATTTTGTCAATTCCAGCTTGGGTTAGTTGATAGGTATAAGTACCGGCTCCTTTTAAGTCAGCAGTTCCCGTGACTGGTGTAACTGTGTAATCGCCTTGTTCAAGAGCAACTTTAACGGGTGCATCTATGGTTAAATCTGGTACTGTTACACCATCATAAGTTTTTGAACCACCATTTAAAGTTACTGAGCCTGCAGCAGGAGTGATTTCAAACGAACCTGTTGGCTCACCAAATATAACCTTGTAGTTAGTACCGGTTGCAGCGGTAATGGCGGCTTGAATATTTTTTTCACCAGCCGTACTCAACTGAACTTGATAGGTGTCAACATCGGTACCACCGCTGGCTAACTGAATATCATCATTGGTTAACGTGTACTTAACACCAGTTGGCAAAGTAACACTGTAGTGACTAGCGTCAGGCTTTTGTTGTGAGCCATTGTATATTTCGCTTTCACTACCACTTAAGGTAACTGTTGTATCTGCTGGGGTAATTGTTAATTGTGCTGTATCAGTTGCATCAATATTGTAATTATCATTTACAGCACTATCCGTTAAGACAATAGAAACTGTCTGTGATCCAGCATCTGTTCTGGCATTGTTCGTTAGACTGTAACCAAGTTGCTCATCACCAATTACACCCGTAATGGTAACGTTACTATTTGGAAGTGAGTGACTGCTGCCATCATATTGAGATCCACCATCTTCAACCGTAATGATAGCTTTAGCTTTATCAATAGTGAAAGTTGATTCAGTTGGTGTACCAAAAGTAACAGTATAGTTAGTGCCAGTTTTGGCAGTAATTGCTGCTTGAATGTCTGTTTTACCTTTATCACTTAGGACAACATCATATGTGCCATGATCCTTGCCACCACTGACCAATTGAATGTCATCATTGGTTAAGGTGTACTTAACACCAGTTGGCAAAGTGACACTATAGTGACTTGCATCGGGCTTTTGTTGTGCGCCATTGTACGTTTCATTTTCACTACCACTTAAGGTAACTTTCGTATCTGCTGGGGTAATCGTAAACGTTCCCGTTGCGTCACCATACTTAACGGTATAGTTTGTCCCAGTGGCTTTCGTGACTGCGGCTTCAATATTCGTCTTACCCGTTTCACTTAAAACGACACCATATGTTCCTTCATTAATGCCACCACTAGCTAATTCAACGTCTGCATCAGTTAAAGTGTACGTAACACCGGTTGGCAAAGTGACACTGTAGTGACTAGCGTCAGGCTTTTGTTGTGCGCCATTGTACGTTTCAGTTTCACCACCACTTAAGGTAACTGTCGTATCCGCTGCGGTAATCGTATACGTTCCATCATAAACAGGAGTAATAGCAAAGTTCGTTGCAGCAGCTAATTTGGCCTTACCTGCAGCACTAAATTGAATAGAATACGTACCAACATCTTTAGGATTAGTAACCACAACACCGTCTTGTAAATACTCAAAGTCTGCAGCATCCCAGGTAATTTTGTCTTTAGGATTAGTTCCTGTATTCGGCACTATTGCACTTGTGTCATCCGTATCAGTCCGTGAAAAGTCAACAGTCGGCACATAAGAAATCGGTTGTCCATCATAGGCCTTTGTGGCCGTATCATCTGACTCGATGGTTGCGTTCACTGGTGCAGCCGTAATAGTAAAGTCTCCATCCGTCACTGATGACACTTGATATTCGGGATTTTTACTATTTATCATGCCAGTATTGACTAGAATACTACCAGGGTAGACTCCTACGTCTGGAGAAGTATAGTAAATGTTAGAACTATTTATGCCTGAAGTGTCAAGCTTGAAAATGTTACCAGCACCATCCGTAAAGATAAGATACCCAATGTTGACCGGGTCGTCAGGAAAGTCATCATTACCATAATCATAGTCCATACCGTTGTAAACTTTAGTGCCCGTAACTGTTAAATTAATATTCGTCTTGTAATATAATGTGATTTCCGTAACGGCAGCACCAGCTGCGTCTGTCACAACTACGTTACCGTCCGCATCTGGTTTTGAGAAAGTAATTGTCTTGGCAGGACTGTTCTTAGCATCTGCTGCGTTAAATGTGTAACCAGTAGCGGTTGGAGCATCAACTGTTGCTGTGTAGTCACCGTTTAGCGAACTATCAGGTGCAAGTGTATTGCCAAAGTAATCTTGATAATGAACGACAATTGACGTCTGATTTACTGTGTACGTCACCACATCGGCATTATCTGCTGCAGAATCGGTTGCTGTAAATGAAGCATGACTTTGTGTTGCAGCATATCCAGCTACCGTTCCCGGAGTCACGACAACTGCATCACCAACATTGATTCCAGTGAGTGCAGTGCCATAGGTTCCAGTCTGTGACTCGCCACCATTGACGGTGTAAGTGAAAGTTCCACTTTGGTTTGAGCTGACGGTTACTTGTGCGGCTACTTCGGGTACTGTAACGGCGGGATTACCGTTATCATCAACAACCTGACCACCTTGTACCTCATAATGACTCCATTTAGGCGCACTATCACTAGTAGTCTTAATTCCCACAGCAAACTCTGTAATTCCTTCTGCAGGTATAGCAATGACCTTTGTAAAACTGTAGCTTCCATCTTCATTTGGGGAACCAGTTGTACTAGCTTTTAAATATAACCACTCGGAGTAGCACTATTTGGATTAGTTCTCCCAATATACAAACCAGTCACATCAGTACGATCATCTAAAAAAGCAATGGCATTATTCGTAGCTGCGGTTGGGACTCCACCAACAACTCCGTTAACCGCAACAATAACTCCATCTTTGGCATAAATTACCGTATACCCATCCGGAATTGTATGTCCATTAAAAGTCGAAGAGGCTGCAGCAATCGTGATTGTCTGTGCCACTCCTGTTTTAGCATAGACTTCTGCTGCTTCTTTTTTTGCTTGATTAAGCTCGGCTGAAGTTGGGTTAACCAAGGTAGCTGAACTCGTAACAGAACTGCTACTTGCAACATCAGTTTCCAAACCATTTAAACTTGCGCTACTGCTATTCTCAGAACTGTTACTTGCTGCACTTGAATTGTTAGTTTCAGCAACACCACTCGTTGCACTATCTGCCAAACTCGTTGTTGATGCACTCGCGCTAGAGATAGCTGCAGAAGAACTTGCTTTGCTATTTTCTGAAGCAATTGAATTCTCACTGTCAGCAGATGAGCTTACGGCATCTGCTGAATTTGCAATACTCGAAGTACTTTTCTGGTTTTTATTAGTTATTTCGCTCGATGTATTATTTGAAGCTAAGTTTGCAGAACTGCTAGTGGAACTTGCAGAACTCGAAGTTGAACTAACTGCACTACTTGCGCTGCTACTACTTGCAGAACTTACCGTGCTACTTTCACTAGCAGCACTAGAAGTTGCACTGCTGGCAGCCGCTTTACTACCAGAACTCGCTGAAGAAGCGGCACTGCTTGCGACCTCAGTTGTCGGCACTTCTGCTGTAGTGTCCGCATAAGCCATTGGATGACCGAAGAAAATACCCGTACCAAAAAACAGGACGGTTATCCCGGCAAACAACCAACTTTTTCGTACTTTATACATTTTAAAATGCTCTTTAGATTGCCCCATATCTTGTAATAGTTTCAAACGTTTCAATTTTCTTTGACGATTGTTCATATCGCACATCTCCTATTTATAAAGGATATTAATTAACCCTAAATGTAACCAATTTCATTATAGCACCATTAAACCCGAAGTAGTATATAACACTTGACGAAAAATTAAAATTATTCATTTTTTGACTAAAAATTACAGCATTCTGTGAAAATTATATTTTTATAGTTATATTTGAAGCTGTATTTCATAAAAATACCGTTTACTTTCTGAAACCTCATACATAATTGTTTAAAAATAGTGTATGTAAACGAATAAAGAACCACAATCGCGAAAATTAATTTCAGCCATAATTAACGGCCATTTTAAATTGTATTTTTTAAGATTAAAATCAAGAAGTTGAATCGGATTAGTAAGCATTTTTGAAGACACAAAAAAACAGCTAGCTTTCTTAAGCTAACTGTTTCATTTCGGCATTTTTAACTATTTTTCTAATTGATATAACTGTATAATACGTTCCTGAATCTCATCACGAACTTCGCGAAAAACATTCAAAACGGCTTCTTTATCGCCTGTTGCTTGGGCCGGATCTTGTAATGGCCAATGAAGTTTTCTCACGGAAGGCGGTGTGATTGGACAGCGATCGCGGGCGTCCCCACACAGGGTGACGACCAAATCGGCATGCATTAAATAATCCATATCAATCAACTTCGAAGTTTGCTTAGAGATATCAATCCCCTTCTCGGCCATGACCTGAACTGCTAATGGATTTAAACCATGTTTTTCAATTCCGGCGCTTTCTACTTGCCAATCTGATCCTAGTATCTGTTTGGCAAACCCCTCTGCCATTTGGCTACGGCATGAATTGCCAGTACATAAGAAGTATATTTTACGCATTCATTAATCCCTCCTAAGATACAAAAAAGGAAACTCAGACTTGAGTTTCCTTTATTATACCTTATTTATTTCTTTGAAGCAGTCTTACGACGTTTTGCGTCTTTTTCACGTTCATTCGTATTCAAAATTTGTTTACGAAGACGAACATGTTCTGGCGTAATTTCACAGTACTCATCTTCATCGATGAATTCTAGTGATTCTTCAAGTGTCATATGCGTTGGTGTTTTAATTTTAGCCATATCATCAGAACCAGCAGCACGAACGTTGGTTAAGTTCTTACCACGGGTGATATTAACTGAAATATCGTTTTCACGACTGTTTTGACCAACAATCATACCTTCATAAACATCTAAACCGGGATCTACGAAGATCGTTCCACGGTGTTCAACACCCATGATGGCATATGTTGTAACTTTACCAGTATTAATTGAAACCAAAGCCCCATTACGACGGCCAGGATTCCAGTTTCTGATAACTGGTAAGTATTGTGAGAATGTATGGTTCATAATTCCGTATCCACGAGTCATTGATAGGAAGTAAGTTGAGTAACCAATCAAGCCACGAGAAGGAGCTAAGAATGTCAAACGTGTCTGTCCATTATCTGTGGATTCCATGTTCTTCATTTCGCCTTTTCGTTGTGACAAGCTATCAATAATTGAGCCAGTATATTCATCGGGAGTATCAATTTGAACGGATTCGTATGGTTCGCAAAGCTTGCCATCAACTTCCTTATAGATAACTTCTGGACGTGAAGCTTGTAATTCATAGCCTTCACGACGTAAAGTTTCAATCAAGATTGATAAATGTAATTCCCCACGGCCTGAAACAACCCAAGCACCAGGATCATCAGTATCTTCAACTCGTAATGAAACATCTGTATGCAATTCCAACTTCAATCGTTGTTCCAACTGACGAGAAGTCACAAACTTACCTTCACGTCCGGCAAATGGTGAATCATTAGTTCTGAAAG contains the following coding sequences:
- a CDS encoding FtsW/RodA/SpoVE family cell cycle protein yields the protein MKKLRNLDYFILVPYIVLCVFGIIMVYSSSADYYIINGIRATSYLFRQMAYTMVGILVAGIVFSLKLSKLRSPTFLKIFAVLMLFSFIYLIFFGTEINGAKGWISLGPVNIQPAEVAKVFLTLYLADMLSKHNDRLTADPKKYYRAPLTMVFVFVLAIFLQHDMGGATINFAIALIIFFASGIDYRKGIGTILLGVSGFMFVILPLLSRINVNTKNYMLQRIVGFAHPFELAKGAGNQLVNSYYALGNGGVFGVGLGNSIQKKGYLPEANTDFIMAVVSEELGLVTVSLILILLLVIVGRTIWLGIHAQQMYETLVCYGIATYLTVQTVFNIGGVTGILPITGVTFPFISYGGSSMLVLSVAMGIILNISASVQRERVATLQLIKEN
- a CDS encoding MBG domain-containing protein, which gives rise to MGIKTTSDSAPKWSHYEVQGGQVVDDNGNPAVTVPEVAAQVTVSSNQSGTFTYTVNGGESQTGTYGTALTGINVGDAVVVTPGTVAGYAATQSHASFTATDSAADNADVVTYTVNQTSIVVHYQDYFGNTLAPDSSLNGDYTATVDAPTATGYTFNAADAKNSPAKTITFSKPDADGNVVVTDAAGAAVTEITLYYKTNINLTVTGTKVYNGMDYDYGNDDFPDDPVNIGYLIFTDGAGNIFKLDTSGINSSNIYYTSPDVGVYPGSILVNTGMINSKNPEYQVSSVTDGDFTITAAPVNATIESDDTATKAYDGQPISYVPTVDFSRTDTDDTSAIVPNTGTNPKDKITWDAADFEYLQDGVVVTNPKDVGTYSIQFSAAGKAKLAAATNFAITPVYDGTYTITAADTTVTLSGGETETYNGAQQKPDASHYSVTLPTGVTYTLTDADVELASGGINEGTYGVVLSETGKTNIEAAVTKATGTNYTVKYGDATGTFTITPADTKVTLSGSENETYNGAQQKPDASHYSVTLPTGVKYTLTNDDIQLVSGGKDHGTYDVVLSDKGKTDIQAAITAKTGTNYTVTFGTPTESTFTIDKAKAIITVEDGGSQYDGSSHSLPNSNVTITGVIGDEQLGYSLTNNARTDAGSQTVSIVLTDSAVNDNYNIDATDTAQLTITPADTTVTLSGSESEIYNGSQQKPDASHYSVTLPTGVKYTLTNDDIQLASGGTDVDTYQVQLSTAGEKNIQAAITAATGTNYKVIFGEPTGSFEITPAAGSVTLNGGSKTYDGVTVPDLTIDAPVKVALEQGDYTVTPVTGTADLKGAGTYTYQLTQAGIDKITKVNSNYTLNDLTKLTSTYTINKMKVTLTANNSGKIFGADDPELTASTDVPIVAGDTLDYTIARVSGEDAGTYDITVTAGTNANYDITVGKTGTFTITPATVTNIRIENGTKVYDSKAINAWPDVYATLSNGKEIQLIWSSKTLNVDFVFTPTTGTADLTGVGSYTSQLSAIGVTNLLSVNTNYYLPGLAAATGTYIITPATASINVNDGSKFYDGKIISDAPTVSLIDSADGIAVPKDVTLGTGDYTIENNAKDAGEYTIVLTEQGVNTIAKAFSNFSLGDISGKTATYTIKKQPVTITVTGGTYEYDEANPITHSPTVAVSGAVEGETLAYTISTKGLTYPGSKTVTVTFDAANAVNKNYDINVVSDALTITGDAFKAFNRTIHFEGAGDQTPQDVDQTLTYSVTEDADGILHYSLMDALPEVVIPLITGYTPSSADVTLAKDSDGNYLPIKMDNAGTNFDGVDPTNGDITITYSADEEPVTVNATGNKVGTGFTYTVNGGDAQTGSYGTALTGIHYGDTVAITPNAQDGYMIHSDTNTIVVSEIADNNVANVTYEADAQYVDVQVIEKNTGKIIGSVRLNGHTDDNYTIATPPASFNIHYMEGMANDGTLVNEINDAVLLTYAGLKYGDSLSGTYKAGDGIPTIVIYYEMQPYTLKTDFLVANDNGTYKTVGTGTVTYTPAIPATGTSAEVPEQITYTGIPAGYDATPVDSAIKYVDDKTYIPLGSVDGAIITSDDLALRVSDDGTISTALDETFNPSFVLTPLAQDVNVTAVGNSAENNTFTYTVNGGEKLTGTYGTSLPDIVTGDVIAVTPNVQDGRAFTQSSASITASGADPETTDTDTVTYSTIALSAPDIIYGDTPSYSFDIQTDSGVKTVELTADDVTVADGNLNAGTHTVSLNADGLKKLQDANPDYTFGLITGTITVNQKQITVTANGDTKVYGTDDPTFTANYDKSQLVGNDTLNYTVSREAGEDVGGYFVTVTVGNNANYAIKPVAGRFTITPASTTGNEDASVKTDDKTITYGDTTPTLSVTVGKNLTTKDAGLTNADFTITDAKYTNDGKYLAAGKYQVTLNADGIKKLEAVNKNFTIDDVTAGTITVNQKQITVTANGDTKVYGTDDPTFTANYDKSQLVGNDTLNYTVSREAGEDVGGYFVTVTVGNNANYAIKPVDGRFTITPASTTGNEDAQIKVNDASSNYGASSPDFSITIGSDLKKPGNLTNADFVFVDKATGKETDGVPTNVGDYQVSLNDSGKAKVSAANPNYDLTDGDFVAGTYVIKPVETALGDQNKQFVISDATAIYGNPTPTFVVTPGKDVVNPGNITNDDFTFINKDTGEVVVGIPSDVGNYEVVLNEGSKDKLTAANPNYVFSDDDFVSGTYTIKPKVTDPKDETTQVTVNPPEITYGDAPSFTISVGSNLTTDGVKLTNDDYMITDAIYTNDGKYLASGSYKVTLNESGLAKLQAVNPNYTISKDSVISTTLVVNKKTITVSANNSGKVFGEADPDLTGTVTGLVGNDNVAYVVNRVEGESAGNYDETVTAEESANYNVKVSGGTFTIKPAGTSTGDADKEIFVNDVTSNFGDKTPNFGVTAGKDVVDPGNLTNDDFIFIDKDTGKTVDGIPTNVGHYEVKLNASGQAKVKNANLNYVFNDGDFISGTYTINDVITHSKITVSQTVHYTGTGVRTPADKTQSIVYDVATSKATGESVYTPESGYATVKTPNINGFTNSGDVAGYTPATTTNKPTDSTVTVTYKPTNNLEYSEITVTRTVHYEGAGKQTPHDVIENVVYKVVTNKTTGEVSYTPQGVYEAVATPDLSGYTNSGDVAESIPEATTNKPEDSLVVVQYKKVSDGNGTNPGNPSNPGEGGNNPGTPSNPGEGGNNSGNGNNNKPGNGGTTPNTPTTPGSGSNSGTGNSGVSTEGIKNSAGSQVKLETLESSNTKGKANKNIAVVKAGILPQTGEQHENVASLIGMAILGGFTALFGLKRRKHEDEE
- a CDS encoding KxYKxGKxW signal peptide domain-containing protein; its protein translation is MNNRQRKLKRLKLLQDMGQSKEHFKMYKVRKSWLFAGITVLFFGTGIFFGHPMAYADTTAEVPTTEVASSAASSASSGSKAAASSATSSAASESSTVSSASSSSASSAVSSTSSSASSTSSSANLASNNTSSEITNKNQKSTSSIANSADAVSSSADSENSIASENSKASSSAAISSASASTTSLADSATSGVAETNNSSAASNSSENSSSASLNGLETDVASSSSVTSSATLVNPTSAELNQAKKEAAEVYAKTGVAQTITIAAASSTFNGHTIPDGYTVIYAKDGVIVAVNGVVGGVPTAATNNAIAFLDDRTDVTGLYIGRTNPNSATPSGYI